From the genome of Rathayibacter sp. VKM Ac-2759, one region includes:
- a CDS encoding SpoIIE family protein phosphatase → MRSAIRSRLPTRVPASRVTAAAIGLDEHSPLVKQIPVAFLFAVAVALSLLLPTIAVTDPAALVLAAVAMTGATALAAVLPRIDPGARVVLVVPVLDFLVVGVLRYATGESASIFASLAILPTVWVAASPGRRSVALAFAGICAGLVVPFLLGSTLEENPNELTRGLFSAVAFGLAGAVVNELARLARAHVEDVRARERITLLELDQAALVQQALLPKTDTGAAGYDFAGVCLPSKAVGGDFFDWYPVSGGTAFTLGDVMGKGVGAGIIAATVRAVIRSARGHDDLAVPLDRAADALSSDLSDTASFATLFHARLEHDSGGIRYVDAGHGLTLHVRADGSWARLAALNLPVGIGSEEVWSVSRVVLEPGDSLISCSDGILDLYDGTVESMGHVARIVARSSDSADVVSRLRALTEASLEREDDVTALVVRRLPA, encoded by the coding sequence ATGCGCTCAGCGATCCGCTCGCGACTGCCCACCCGCGTCCCCGCCTCCCGTGTCACCGCGGCGGCGATCGGACTCGACGAGCACTCGCCCCTGGTCAAGCAGATCCCGGTGGCGTTCCTCTTCGCGGTCGCCGTGGCCCTCAGCCTCCTCCTCCCGACGATCGCGGTGACCGATCCGGCCGCCCTCGTGCTCGCCGCGGTCGCGATGACCGGAGCGACCGCCCTCGCCGCGGTCCTGCCGCGGATCGACCCGGGAGCGCGCGTCGTCCTCGTCGTCCCGGTGCTGGACTTCCTCGTCGTGGGGGTGCTCCGGTACGCCACCGGCGAGAGCGCCTCGATCTTCGCCTCCCTCGCGATCCTCCCGACCGTCTGGGTGGCGGCCTCTCCGGGGCGCCGCAGCGTCGCGCTCGCCTTCGCCGGCATCTGCGCGGGGCTCGTGGTGCCGTTCCTGCTCGGCTCGACGCTCGAGGAGAATCCGAACGAGCTGACCCGCGGACTGTTCTCGGCCGTCGCCTTCGGCCTCGCCGGAGCGGTGGTCAACGAGCTCGCCCGTCTCGCCCGGGCGCACGTGGAGGACGTCCGCGCGAGGGAGCGGATCACCCTCCTGGAGCTCGACCAGGCGGCCCTCGTGCAGCAGGCGCTGCTGCCCAAGACCGACACCGGCGCCGCGGGGTACGACTTCGCCGGCGTCTGCCTCCCCTCGAAGGCCGTGGGCGGCGACTTCTTCGACTGGTACCCCGTCTCCGGAGGCACCGCGTTCACCCTGGGCGACGTGATGGGCAAGGGGGTCGGCGCGGGGATCATCGCCGCGACGGTCCGCGCGGTGATCCGCAGCGCCCGCGGCCACGACGACCTCGCTGTCCCGCTGGACCGCGCCGCCGACGCGCTCTCCTCCGATCTCAGCGACACCGCCTCGTTCGCGACGCTCTTCCACGCCCGCCTCGAGCACGACAGCGGTGGGATCCGCTACGTCGACGCGGGGCACGGGCTCACCCTGCACGTGCGGGCCGACGGCTCCTGGGCGCGACTCGCGGCGCTGAACCTGCCGGTCGGCATCGGGAGCGAGGAGGTGTGGAGCGTCTCCCGCGTGGTGCTCGAGCCGGGCGACTCGCTCATCAGCTGCAGCGACGGCATCCTCGATCTCTACGACGGGACGGTGGAGTCGATGGGGCACGTCGCCCGGATCGTCGCCCGGTCCTCCGACTCCGCCGACGTCGTCTCCCGCCTGAGGGCGCTCACCGAGGCGTCCCTCGAGCGGGAGGACGATGTGACGGCGCTGGTCGTGCGGCGCCTTCCCGCCTGA